Below is a genomic region from Nitrospinaceae bacterium.
TCATGGTCGCTGGCCGTCCATTCCCAGACATTGCCAGCCATATCGTAGAGTCCAAATGCATTCGGCCTCTTTTGCCCCACCGGATGGGTTTTCTTCCCGGAATTGCTCTTATGCCAGGCAAAGCGGTCATCCATTTGATCACCCCAATAATACCTGGTATTCGATCCTGCCTTCGCCGCCTTTTCCCATTCCGCTTCCGTCGGCAAGCGTTTGCCCACTTTCTGACAATAATCCCGCGCCTCAAACCAGTTGACCTTCTCCACCGGAAGGTTCTTCCCTTTAAAAAAAGAACGATTGGCCTTCATCACCCGCTCAAAATCACTCTGAGTGACTTCAAATGAATCTATGAGGAATGCATCTAAATATGCGATTTTATTGGAGTTTTTCTTTCCCTGGATGAAATCCCCGGCGGCAATGAGCCGCATGGAGGGGGGCGAATCGTGAGTTTCTGAAATGGCCCCGACCGGCAGCAGAATAAAGATAAGCACTAAGGACAATGAAACCAACCTATAGATAGGCGTGCTCCTAAACAACACCGAAAATCATATATTTAAAGGGGTTTCCGGTATCAGTCCGAACCGGAATCCTTTTTCTTCCGCACCTCGGAACTCAAAGTTTCCTGCAAGTTCTGCATTTCCTGCTTGGAAAATTTGAAATTGAAGCTCAGGAAGTTATCCGCGGAGTTTTTCATATTTCTCAGGATTTCCACATATTTTCCGAATCCAAGTGATAATTTCTCCAGAACGTCAGACATTCCCGATCGTCCGCCCTTTACGCCCTTCAGATGGCTGGCGGCTGAGAAATAATAACTTTCCCCTTTGTCAAAATACGCCGCCCCCAGAATATTGGAATCCCGGTGAAACAGCCCCAGGGTGAAAAGCAGGAAATCCGCATTTACTTTGTAAAGGAAGTACTTCTTGAAGTTCTCTTCGGGGTGAAGTGGAATCTGCCCGACGTCGGAATCAATGCCAACCGTGTACTGATTGGTGAATTCCAGGGATTTGGGGTTGACCAGGTCCGCCAGGGCAAGCGTGATGTATTGGTTCACATCTTCGTCGTATTTCATCTCGTTGGATTTGACCTCTTTCCAGTTCTGATCCTGCCATTTCTCATCCCTTTCTTCATCAAAAATCGGATCGAAACCCTGATTGGATTCCTGCCCGCTGTTGATTCTGCTCTTTAAAAACTGGTCAGAAAAGAAAGACTCCGTAGTATCGATTTTCCCGGTATCAAGGTGTGTGAAATGGACAGGCATAACAACCTCCAGAAGATGAGAGAGACATCGCAATGCACTATAAACAGGATACCAATAATTATTTATTTTTCAAATACTTCCGAAAAAAAGTTTGCCTGTTGGGGGACATGAAACTGGTGGTAAATTGAATTTCAAAGAGTTATAAAAATGAAGTAAACAACGATTATGCGAATTATCCCTTCTAATAAACGGGTTTTTTTAGGGAAATATGGTGGAAACCCTCTCCAGCCAGCCGATTCATTTGCCCACCTCGAGGGCGCATATGCTGAAAAACATCTGGATGAAAAAATCGCAGATGAACTACAGAATTACCGCTAATTGACGGTTTGACAGATCAGGTACCTCCCACCAAAGTTCCGATAATCGGAACCGGAAAAAGGGAAGTATTGTCCGGATGGGCCTCTACTTTTTGACCAAACTGAAAAGCGAAGACCTGGTTTCGCGCAGCGATCCGTCAGAAATAAGGCAATCATTTTGAACCGGATACCATAGAAAATTTGCCAGAAAAATACTTTTTCAACCATCCCCCCTCCTCGATTTTCATTTGTTATAATGAGGAGAAAATTCGCTAACGAAAAAGCTCATCACCCGGTTATGGCCATAACACGAACATCCCTTTTGGGCGTCTTTTTCCTGACCCTTGTTTTGGCAACAGGACCATGGGCTCATTCCGCACCGTCCGCTGAATCGACCTCGGTCAAAAACCAGCTGGAATCGATTTTGACCCTGCCCGAGTCTGAAATCGATCTGGCGGAAACCGTTCTTCTCATTTCCAGACATCGCGAGCCGGCTCTCGATCTGACTCCGTTGCGTCAGGAACTCGACCGGCTGACCCAATCGGTTCGGGAAAAATTGCAGGGAACCCCCTCCTCTGAGAAAGTGGTTGCGGCGCTCAGAAAAACCATCCATCAGGAGGGCGGTTACCGCTACACCGAGCAGGTCGACGCTCAGGGGATTCCGTTAAACCCCGCCGAGCTATTTCTGCACGGAATGCTCACCAGCAAACGCGGCTATTGCATGAATCTTTCCCTCCTGTATCTCATCATTGGCGACCGCCTGAAACTGCCCCTTTATGGTGTCCCTCTGCCAAATCACTTTTTTGTCCGTTACGCTGCGGATAGCACCCGCATCAATATCGAAGCGACCGAACAGGGCGCAACTTACCCGGACAGTTTCTACCGCCAGCGATTTGGAGCGCCCGTAACTACCGCTGAAACATTTTTTATGGGCAATCTTGGTAAAAAAGCTACTTTGGGAGCTTATTTTTCCAACGTGGGGATGGTTTATTACAAGGGCCGACAGCCTGACAAAGCCGTTTTTTATCTGGACTTGTCAGCCAAAATCAATCCCCGGTCGATTGAAGCCCATAACAACCTGGCCAACATCTATTCTGAAACTCAGCAAATGGAAAAGGCCATCCGCCATTATCAACTGGCGTTGAAGGCGGATTCCGGCAATTTATCCACTCTGTACAACCTGGGGCTGGCTTACAACCAATCCGGAAACATAGATAAAGCCATCGAAACCTTTTTACAAGTTGTCCAGATTGACCCGTCCTTCACACCGGGGCATCAAAGTTTGACGCAGCTGTTTTTAGAGAAAAGACGATACTTCGGCGCACTGTTGCATTTGGAGAAGCTGGCGCAAATGAATCCCGCGAATTTTCAAGCGCGGGTCACCATCGGCACGGTTTATTTGCGCATGGGACAGCATGAAATGGCATTGCGGACATTTAACGATCTAAGAACCCGGTATCCCGGAAAAGTGGAAGTTTTGGAGCCTCTGGCGGAAACGTTTTACCGGATGGAAGATTTTGACCAGGCCATCGAGCTTTACCGTTACCTCATCGAACATCACCCCGATCTTTTAAGGGCCTATATTCAACTGGGCTGGACCCATTACCGAAAAGGTGAAATCAGAAGGGCCGCCGCCTGGACCCGGCGCGGACTCAAAGAAGGCCGGGGACCGGAAAACCTGATCACCCTGGCGCAAATGAATCTTGGGTTTTACTCCCTATTGAACCAGGCTTTTCCCGAAGCGAAGGAATGGTATCAGAAAGCTCTTTCCGGTAAGGACCCCAGCGTGGTGGATGGCATGGTGAGCGATATAAAAGATGCCGCCCGCCGGTTCCCCAACCGTCCGGAACTGGAATTTTTTACGGGATGGATCTTTTATGAAGCCGGACAAAGGGACCCCGCCCGATTGATACTCGAGCAATATCTGAAAAAACACCCTTCCGACAAATTTGCCGACGAGGCTCGCGCCTTGTTGCAAAGCATGATTTTCAAAAAAGCCATTTTTTCACCTCAAAAGGCAGCCGCCCTGTCCTCTACAAAAGAAGAGCCTGTTCCCGAGAACATGGCTCTGATTCCTGCCGGATTTTTTACCATGGGTTCCAATCAAACCGGGCTCGACGAAACGCCTGAGCACAAGGTCTATGTGGATGCCTTTTACATGGACACTTACGAAGTGTCCGCCAAAGATTATGCCGAGTTTTTAAACGCTGTCGATAACGTAAAGGGCTATTACCTCGACAATAAATACGGCATGCTGATTTTTGACTCTCGCTTTCAACCCAGACCGGGGCTGGAGTCGCAACCCATCAATAACGTGAACTGGAAAGGCGCGGATGCATACTGCCGCTGGAAAGGCAAACGCCTCCCAACGGAAGCCGAATGGGAAAAGGCCGCACGCGGCACGGACAAACGCGTTTTTCCCTGGGGCGATTCACGACCGACCCCTGAACGCGCCCGGTATTTTCAATCCTGGACCGAAGAGATCCAGCACAGGGTGATGGTTCCCGTAGATGCCCTGCCTGAAGGGAAAAGCCCTTTTGGACTATACAACATGGCTGGAAATGTTAAAGAATGGGTGGACGACTGGTATGATCGGGAGTATTATGAGGAATCCTCCGAACACACGAACCCCAGAGGCCCCATCGGCGGGGAGTTCAAAGTCATAAGAGGCGGCTCCTGGCGCGATTTGGGAGGCTTTGTTTATTCCTCGTTCCGAAATAACAGTTATCCGGCAACCCGAATGGATGATTACGGATTTCGTTGCGCCAAAAGCGTTAACGAAAAGGAAGCTCCGAAAAAAATGACTCAATGGCGGGAAAACCAGTTTGACGCAAAACAACCATTTGACACCATTCGTCCGAAAGGTCTGTAAACTGTGATTGGCGCTATAGAAATACTGATCATTGCCGTCGTCTTCGGAATCATTTACGGAAGAGACGCCATCGACAAGACCTACAAAAAGCACCCGGACGAAGGCATGATGGAAAGCCTAGCCGAAGACGTTAAGGAATATTATCAGACTGACCCGAAACGCCTGGTGAAAATGGGGGTTTTCGTAGCATCCATCATCGGTTTTTTTTGCATCGCCGCTTACTGGCTTCTCACGCGCACCGATTTTCTGAAAATGATCGGGCTGGAATGAAGACCCGCTAATAGCTGAACCCGTTGGTCCGCACATGAATGTAGGGGTCTCCGCCCTTAAGGACCTTACCCCCGACGATTTCCCCCGAATAAAGAACGTGGTCTCCTGAAAAAACCGAATTCACGACTTCACATTCCAGATACGAAACAGCATCGCTCAAAATCCGGATTCCCTGCAATCCCTTGGTGGTTTTGACCCCCTTAAAAATATCCTCCTGCGGAGGTTTGCTGAAATGCTTCAGCAGTCCGTTCGATTCCTTGCCGAGGACATTGACGATAAAGGCATTCGATCCCTCCACCAGCAAACGGGCGGGTCGGGTGGTAGCCAACGCAATGGTCAGAGCGGGCGGGTCAAAAGAACACTGATTGACCCAGCTGGCAAGGACCGCGTCTTCCTTATCTTCACATTTCACCGTAACCACAAACAAGCCACTGGCAACCCGGCCCAGAGCTTTCCCAACCTGAATTTTATTTTTCAAGAGATTCTCCTTCGGTAAAAAATTTTAAAATTGCAATTATAAAATACTTTTAAAAATTTGGAACGAATAAAACCCGGCTGAATTTCGCTAAACAATTTATTATTTTTCCTTTTTAACCTGAAATACGTCGGCTTTACCGGGCCTTTGAATATACGATAACTTCAGGACAATATCCTGATTCGGAGGACCCACCGGATTTTTAGGATTGTCCAGGATGAGTAGCACCATCCGCCCGGTTTCATCCGATCCCCGAAAAACCATAATGGCTTCTGGTCCCAGGGGAGCGTTCAACACCAATCCTTCCTGCTTGAAGTTTTTTCCGGAAAAATGATCCCGCAACTGGTTTGCCAGATTCACCACTTCCTGAGCGTTTGGTTTGGCCATCACCGGCTTTCCCCAAATGATATTGATCTGAATCAAACGGCGGGATTTGTAGCCGAACACATAATAAGCCTTTGCGGGCCCCGTTTGAGGCAAGAGATCCCGCCCGCTGATTCCCAGATTGACGGTTTTTTCAAGGGGATGAACCTGACGTTCGACGTTCCTTTTTGAAATCCGGAAATCCTTGTAAATCGCTCTGAAGACTTCCTTTTCTGTCATGCCAAAACGGGCAGACCGAAACCCTTCCACCCTGGCCTTTTTTTTGGAAGAAACTTCCTGAATTTTCTTTTTTCCGCGGTCTGCTTCGGCTTTCGATGCTTCTCCAGTGAATAAAAATCCCACCAATAAAATAAATAAAACCTGTCGTCCATAAGCTGGAAGTTTATTCACCAGGGCTCCATTTCAAATGATTTCTTTCAGTCAGCGTTCATTCCCATTTTCCGGGAATGCATTCACGGCATTTGGGACAGCTCCCGGACACCAGTCGGTTGGAGAGAACGCGAAACCCGCACCGTTCGATGATAAGGTCATCACATTTCGGGCAGAAAGTGCTCTCCGTATTTCCCACCTGACCCGCGCGGTTTCCGGAATAGACAAACTTCAATCCAGAATCCAGCCCATGTTGTCTCGCCCTCAGCAGAGTGGCCGACGGAGTCGCTCCCCGGTCCACCATTTTGTAGTCCGGATGAAAGCCTGTCACATGCCAGGGAATGTCCACCGACACCGACGCAATGAATTCCGCGATTTCGCTCAACTCATCGTCTGAATCGTTGTAACCGGGAATCACCAGCGTCACGATTTCCAGCCACAGTCCCATCGCATGGACCTGGCGGATGGTTTCAAGAACCGCGTCCAGATTACCACCCAAGCGACGGTAGTTTTTCGCGGAAAACGATTTCAAATCCACTTTGAATAAATCCACCCAGGGTTGAATGTACTCCAGAACTTCCGGCGTCCCGTGGCCGTTGGAAACATAGCCCGTGCGCAATCCGCGTTCTTTCGCTACGCGAAACACCTCGACCGCCCATTCGCTGGTGATCAACGGTTCGTTATAGGTTGAAATGATACTATTTGAGCCGCGTTGTTCCGCCAGGTCGCATATTTCAGAGGCGCTGATCGAGGAAAAGTTCAAAGTCGAAGAGTCGTCTCTCAGGGCTTGCGAGGTGAACCAGTTCTGACAATAAGAACAATGAAAATCGCATCCCAGCATGCCAAAACTCAAAGCCTGACTGCCAGGAAGGACGTGGAAGAAAGGTTTTTTTTCGATGGGGTCGTTTTGCACTCCCGCGGCGTAGTTAAAGGGAACGCGAAGGGCGCCATTCTCATTGAACCGGACCTTGCAGACCCCTCGCTGACCGGGACGCAGTTTGCACAGATGCCCGCAGGCGGTACACAGCAGAACATCGGCGGAAAGTTGTTTCACCAGTTCTCCCGGACGAGTCGCCTGGTCGAGTGCGTTTTGAATGGTTTTTGAGGCCATGATCCGGTCCTGTTGGGGTGTACAATAAGGAGGACCCTCGTTGGCCGAGGTTTATTCCGTGCTGATACCTTCGGTCTGTTTATCCAGAGCGCCAATCATCGTGTGCCAGGAAAGGCTCGCGCATTTGGTTCGGGAAGGGTACTCGCGGATCCCGCGGAACAGTTTTAATTTTCCAAGATGGTGCTCTTCCTTGTCAGGGTCCATCTCACCCAGAACCATTTTGTGAAATTCCTTAAAAACAATCCGGGATTCTTCCAGAGTTTTTCCTTTCAAAAAAGCGGTCATCAGCGACGAACTGGCTTTCGAGATCGCGCATCCGGTTCCCACAAAGCTGATATCCCGAATCACACCCTGCTCTTCATCGACATCCAGATAAACGGTCATGTCATCGCCGCACAAGGGATTCACCCCGTGGCAACTGTGCGTTGCATTTTTTATTTCACGGAAATTTCTGGGATTGCGGTTGTGATCCAGAATGACCTGTTGATACAACTCGTTGTCATAAGACATTTAAAATTCTTCCTTTCTTCCCACCAGCGTGACGCTGGACCCAATATTTACTTGCGACGGGTTTATGGCAAACCGAATCTTGCTTCGTCCCAACATACCCGAGCTTATCAACGATCAAGAAAACATTTTGATGGTTTTTCTGATACTTTCCGCCAATGTGTCCAGCTCTTCAAATTTATTGTAAAACGACATGGAAGCGCGAGTGGTCGCCGGCACGCCAAAGCGGATCATGGTCGGTTGCGCGCAATGGTGCCCGCCACGGACCGCAATGCCATCCTGATCCAGCATGGTTCCCACATCGTGGGGATGCGCCGCATCCAGAACAAAGGAAATGATGCTCGCTTTTTCTCTGGCATTGCCGATGATCCTGAGTCCGTCAATATCCTTGAGCAACCGGGTGCCGTAATCCAGAAGGCTTTTTTCGTACTCGAAAATAGCGTCCATGCCGATTCCCGTCATGAAATCGATGGCGGTTCCCAAACCGATCACCTGAGTGATGGGTGGTGTCCCTGCTTCAAACCGCGCAGGCGGTTTGGCGTAAGTGGTCTTTTCCAGAGTGACCTGCATGATCATATCGCCGCCGGTCACATAGGGTCCCATCGATTCCCAGAGTTCCATCTTACCGTACAACCCGCCGACACCGCTCGGAGCATACATTTTGTGCCCAGAGAAAGTGTAGAAATCACAGTCCAGATCTTTCACATCGACATTCATGTGTGAAGAACTTTGCGCCCCGTCGATCAGGACTTTAGCGCCCACCGCATGCGCTTTTTCGATGATCTCCCTGACCGGGTTGATCGTGCCCAAAGCGTTGGACACATGGTTCACAGCCACCAGCCTGGTTTTCGAATTCAGCAGTTTCTCGTATTCGCTCATCACCAGTTCGCCTTCGTCGCTGACGGGAATGACTTTGAGCTTGGCGCCTTTTTCTTCACACAACACCTGCCAGGGAACGGTATTGGCGTGGTGCTCAATATTGGAGATGATGATCTCGTCGCCCGCCTGGACAAATTTTCTTCCAAAACTATGGGCAACCAGATTGATCGCCTGCGTGGTTCCACTGGTGAACACGATCTCCTTCTTATCCGGAGCGCCGAAAAAATCCGCCACCTTTTGCCGGGCCTCTTCATAAAGCTGAGTCGCGCGTTCACTCAATTTGTAAGCCCCCCGGCGCACGGTTCCGTATTCCTCTGCATCGAACTGCCTCACCCTTTCGATCACACATTGCGGTTTATGGGTGGTGGCGCCGTTATCCAGATAGATGAGGGGTTTGCCATTGATCGTTTGAGATAAAACCGGAAACTCTTTCCGTATCTTTTCAACATCAATGGAGGGGGTGTCTGCCAAAACAGTATTTGGATCAGGCATGTTAAGCCTCCAGTTTTTTCAAAAAAGTATTTTCAAGGTCTTCCACCACCGCGGGAAACGCAATCATCTGAATGATGCTTTCCGCGAAGCTCCGGGTCAAAAGTTCCTTGGCCACTTTTTCAGAAAGACCCCGGGTTTTTAAATAAAACATCTGGTCTTCATCGATCTGCCCGATCGTCGCTCCATGCGTGCACTTAACGTCATCGGCAAAAATCATGAGATTAGGTTTATTGTCCGCATGGGCGTTATCGGACAACATCAGGTTGTTGATGAGCTGATCCGAACTGGTCAGTTGCGCTCCCTGATTCACAATGACCGTGCCGTCCATGCTGGAGCGGCCTTTGTCATTGACGATGTTTTTAAATTTCTGGTTGCTGGTACAGTGAGGCGCTTCGTGGTGGATGCGGATAAAATTGTGCACCTGCTCTTCATCGGTCAAAATACTCACCCCGTTCAACCTGAGCTCTGCGCCGTCTTCCTTAAGGCGGGCTTCATAATGATGTCTTGTCAGTTTGTTGCCATAAGAAGCATTGGTGGCAAAAAACCGGCTGTTTCTCCCAAGGACAATCCGCGTTTTGGAACAGTGCCAGGCATCGGTCGCATCCGCTTGCACCTGCGTGTAGGTCACACCGGCGTCTTCCCCTACCAGAATATCCTGCACGCAATTGACAAAATAATTCCCCTGCACACCGGCGTATTTAACGATCAATTTCAATTCGGCCATCAACCCCAGCCGGACTATCACCCGTGGGTGGGATGTGACAGGCTGGGCCGGAGACCCGGAAGAAACATATAGAATTTGCAGGGGAGTCGGCGCCTGCGTTTTTTCGGGAAGGTCGATCAATAATCCCTGACGCAAAAAAGCGCTGTTGATGCAGGCAAACACGTCATTTTCCCCGTCAACCGTTCCCGCCAGGTACTTCTCAATATCGGGTTGAGAAACAGCGTCTTCGAGAGAAACAAAATTGATTGCAGAACCGATCCCGGAGCAATCCGACAGGCTTTCCTTATAAACACCGTCCACCATAACGAGATAACTGTTTTCACATCCCGGGTAGACATGCTTTGCGATGAAATCCTGAGAGACAGTGCCCGAAGATAGCGCAAAGGATGTGGAGACCAGATCCTTCGTATTCACGAAAGTGTACATCTCGTGTTTGCGGTGCGGGAATTTCAGGGTTTCAAACCGCTTAATGGCTGACTCATTGAGAGGTAAAAAAACCTCGGAAGGTTTGGTGTCACCGAGAAACTTTTTGTGCTGGTCGAGAAGCGCGGATTCGGCCCGGTCTTGGGATTCGGCTACAGTCGTGGTCATGGCCTCCTCCTCAATTCGTGGTCGTGAGCCAATCGTAACCCTGGGCTTCCAGCTCCAGAGCCAGATCTTTCTCACCCGACTTGATGATTTTTCCCTGACTCAACACATGTACAAAATCCGGCTTGATGTAGTCCAAAAGCCTTTGATAATGCGTGATCAGGATCAAAGCGTTATTTTCATTGCGAAGTTTGTTCACGCCATCGGCGACCACGCGCAGAGCATCAATATCGAGCCCGGAGTCGGTTTCGTCCAGAACGGCGAGCTTTGGCTCCAGGATGGCCATCTGTAAAATTTCATTCTTCTTTTTTTCTCCGCCGGAAAACCCATCGTTCAGACTACGGTCTTTGTATTTCTGCTCCATTCCCAGCGATTTCATTTTCTCGCTCAGCGCTTCATCGAAGTCCAGAGGGTCGAGTTCTTCCTGCCCCTGGTGGATCCGTTTGGCATTATAAGCCATCCGCAGAAACTCCGCGTTGTTCACACCGGGAATTTCCACCGGATACTGAAATCCCATGAATATACCCGCCAGGGCTCTTTGTTCCGGTTCCACATCTTCGAGGTTTTTGCCGTCAAAAATCACTTCGCCACCCATCACATCATAAGACGGATGCCCCGCCAGTATTTTAGCCAAAGTGCTTTTGCCCGACCCGTTGGGTCCCATGATGGCATGCACCTCACCCTTTTTTACCGAAAGTGAAATTCCTTTTATTATTTCAGAACCGTCAAACCCGGCCCGCAAATCTTTAACTTCCAACATTAACTGTTACCTCTATCTTCATGTGTTTAATAAAATTCCGGATGTATTCCCAAAATCAGGAGTCGTTCAGGAACCGCTAGGAAGGAATGGGTTTCTCAGCGTCCCCAGCCCCATCGATTCACCTGCCCTTCAATCATAAGCCGGGCGATTCAATTAACCGACGCTGTTTTCCAGTTTCAGAGTCAGCAGTTTTTGTGCCTCGACGGCAAATTCCATCGGCAACTGCTTAAAGACCTCTTTACAGAATCCGTTGATCACAGCGGTGATGGCGTTTT
It encodes:
- a CDS encoding AmmeMemoRadiSam system radical SAM enzyme codes for the protein MASKTIQNALDQATRPGELVKQLSADVLLCTACGHLCKLRPGQRGVCKVRFNENGALRVPFNYAAGVQNDPIEKKPFFHVLPGSQALSFGMLGCDFHCSYCQNWFTSQALRDDSSTLNFSSISASEICDLAEQRGSNSIISTYNEPLITSEWAVEVFRVAKERGLRTGYVSNGHGTPEVLEYIQPWVDLFKVDLKSFSAKNYRRLGGNLDAVLETIRQVHAMGLWLEIVTLVIPGYNDSDDELSEIAEFIASVSVDIPWHVTGFHPDYKMVDRGATPSATLLRARQHGLDSGLKFVYSGNRAGQVGNTESTFCPKCDDLIIERCGFRVLSNRLVSGSCPKCRECIPGKWE
- a CDS encoding iron-sulfur cluster assembly scaffold protein is translated as MSYDNELYQQVILDHNRNPRNFREIKNATHSCHGVNPLCGDDMTVYLDVDEEQGVIRDISFVGTGCAISKASSSLMTAFLKGKTLEESRIVFKEFHKMVLGEMDPDKEEHHLGKLKLFRGIREYPSRTKCASLSWHTMIGALDKQTEGISTE
- a CDS encoding cysteine desulfurase, which translates into the protein MPDPNTVLADTPSIDVEKIRKEFPVLSQTINGKPLIYLDNGATTHKPQCVIERVRQFDAEEYGTVRRGAYKLSERATQLYEEARQKVADFFGAPDKKEIVFTSGTTQAINLVAHSFGRKFVQAGDEIIISNIEHHANTVPWQVLCEEKGAKLKVIPVSDEGELVMSEYEKLLNSKTRLVAVNHVSNALGTINPVREIIEKAHAVGAKVLIDGAQSSSHMNVDVKDLDCDFYTFSGHKMYAPSGVGGLYGKMELWESMGPYVTGGDMIMQVTLEKTTYAKPPARFEAGTPPITQVIGLGTAIDFMTGIGMDAIFEYEKSLLDYGTRLLKDIDGLRIIGNAREKASIISFVLDAAHPHDVGTMLDQDGIAVRGGHHCAQPTMIRFGVPATTRASMSFYNKFEELDTLAESIRKTIKMFS
- the sufD gene encoding Fe-S cluster assembly protein SufD, whose translation is MTTTVAESQDRAESALLDQHKKFLGDTKPSEVFLPLNESAIKRFETLKFPHRKHEMYTFVNTKDLVSTSFALSSGTVSQDFIAKHVYPGCENSYLVMVDGVYKESLSDCSGIGSAINFVSLEDAVSQPDIEKYLAGTVDGENDVFACINSAFLRQGLLIDLPEKTQAPTPLQILYVSSGSPAQPVTSHPRVIVRLGLMAELKLIVKYAGVQGNYFVNCVQDILVGEDAGVTYTQVQADATDAWHCSKTRIVLGRNSRFFATNASYGNKLTRHHYEARLKEDGAELRLNGVSILTDEEQVHNFIRIHHEAPHCTSNQKFKNIVNDKGRSSMDGTVIVNQGAQLTSSDQLINNLMLSDNAHADNKPNLMIFADDVKCTHGATIGQIDEDQMFYLKTRGLSEKVAKELLTRSFAESIIQMIAFPAVVEDLENTFLKKLEA
- a CDS encoding ABC transporter ATP-binding protein: MLEVKDLRAGFDGSEIIKGISLSVKKGEVHAIMGPNGSGKSTLAKILAGHPSYDVMGGEVIFDGKNLEDVEPEQRALAGIFMGFQYPVEIPGVNNAEFLRMAYNAKRIHQGQEELDPLDFDEALSEKMKSLGMEQKYKDRSLNDGFSGGEKKKNEILQMAILEPKLAVLDETDSGLDIDALRVVADGVNKLRNENNALILITHYQRLLDYIKPDFVHVLSQGKIIKSGEKDLALELEAQGYDWLTTTN